CATCGTGTCGCGACCCTCGAAAGCTTTTGCCAGGGAGGCGTAGCTCAGATTGCAGGTCGGTTCGGTGCTTAGTATGAAGTGCACGTGTGTGACGATGTAGGAGTGGTACTGCGGATCTTTGAAGATGCTGTACCTATATTTATAGTCACATAGGGCGCTCGGTATGCGGAGCTTCATCCCTGTCGCTAGGTCGACCACATCGACCGCTACGATGTACTGAGAGACTTCGCTCCCGTAGGCACCTATATTCTGTATGGCAGCAGCGCCCACGGTGCCTGGTATGAGCGATAGATTTTCTATACCATAGAGACCCCGGCTGAGCATCAGCTCCACAAAGTGATCCCAGACGATGCCACTACCCGCCCGCACATGCTGCTGCCCTGGGTGGGTCAGCGCACTCTCGGTCTCATCGTAGCAGTGGAGGTCGTCGATCTGCGAGTAGAGGATGACGCCACGATACTTATCGTGCGTAAAGAGCAGGTTGCTCCCAGCACCTATCGGTAGATAAGGCTGTGAGACAAAGTACTCATCACGTGCCAGCTTCTGAAGATCCTCAGCACTGCTGTAATTGATCCACCAGTCGGCGGTGGTCTCTGTGGCAAATGTGTGGTACTCCCGAAGCGGTTGATGCTGTATGATCTCCATAGTTTATAGTGTCCGAAGAAGGAGCCTTAGAGTCTATCTATGTAAACTCTAAGACTCCTATTTTATTGTATGGCTATGTGGGGAGACCCGATTAGCGGATCTTCTCCAGAATCCAAGCGTCCTGGAAGTCAGGAGCGAAGCGTCCCTTGACCTGCTCTCTTGAAGCCTCAGCCTCACGGCGGTTGTCAAAGCTAGTGATGATAACGCGGAGCATACCAGCCTCGTTCTGACCGAGTACGGGGTTGTAGCCCTGAGCCTGTAGACGCTCCTTGAGCGAGTAAGCGTTGGTGTGGTTTTGGAAAGAGCCGACGACCACGTTGTAGGTCTTGAGCATGTTTGCGTCCTCACCCTGGACAGCCTCTAGACGCTCACGACGTAGCTGGATGTCTGCGACTGGCTCACGAGCGACGACAACACTAGCGGGAGTCGTTTGCTCTGGAGCTTGCTGTGTGGCGACTTCACGCTGCTTAGCCTTCTCATACACCTGACGATAAGCACTTTGCTTAGGTCCGCATGCACTCACTGAGAGCAGGAGTAGGGCGGAGGATAGGAGGATTAATGCCTTTTTCATATCTGTATCTTGTTTGAACTTGTTGATTCGTTGCATTCTACACGACAAAGGTAGTAGTTTTTGCGCAAATACCACTATCTTTGTGGACACTTACTAGAGCTGAGGCATTGCAGAGCAAGGATTGCTGGTGTAGATCGATGCTTTTCGACTTAGGAGAGACCAATTCCTACGGAGGAATTTTCAAATCTCCACGTGGAAAATAAAAAACTCCTCGGAGGAATGAAATGAAACTTCGGAGGAATGAAATGAAACTTCGGAAGAATGAAATGACAAGTCCGAAGAATTTTTTATTTCCCACGTGGGTGTTTCAAAACAGCTACCGAGGGATTTCGAATTTCCTCAAGAGCAATTTGGAGAGGGTCTCGAATTGCGATGCAGTAAGCTCTAGCTTAGATACTTACTCAAGACAAGAAGATTATGATTGCATACTTGCGTGGCACGATAGATACGCTCACACCGACCAATGCCTATGTGGACTGTAACGGGGTGGGTTACGATGTCAATATATCGCTCTCTACTTATGATACGCTGCATGGGCTGGAGCGTGAGGCGCCTGTGCGGCTCTGGATCACGGAGGTGATGCGTCAGGGGGAGGTGTGTGACCTGTACGGCTTCTACACGAGGGAGGAGCAGGCGCTCTTTGCGAAGCTGATCACCGTCTCTGGTGTGGGTCCCGCTACGGCTCGTGTGATCCTCTCTAGTCTGGCACCGCTGGAGCTGGCGGAGGTGATCGAGAGTGGCGATGACAAGCGGCTCAAGACGGTCAAGGGCATAGGACTCAAGACGGCACAGCGCATCATCGTGGATCTCAAGGGCAAGCTCCCCGAGACGCTGACAGATCGTGACGATGTGACGGCGGGTATCGGTTCGCGGGCTGCTCGTGAGGTGGCTGAGGAGGCGATCTCGGCACTCAAGATGCTGGGCTTTGCCGAGGCGAATGTGCGCAAGGTGGTGAAGCAGATTATGACTGTCAAGCCCGACACACCCGTAGAGCAGGTGATCAAGCAAGCGTTGGCACAGCTTTGACCTAGGAGGCTTGGGTACAACAAAACGGGCCCCCGAGCGTTACATTACTGACTCTATATTATAGTAGACACTAGATGATCCCTAGGCGCAGGATACTATGTGCATGGCTTGCGTTGCTCTGCGCATTGGTGGGTATGGTGAGGTTGTTCGCTATGCCACCGCTCTCTGTATCTGCTACGGAGCATCCTGCGCAGCCGGATAGTCTGCGCTACCCAGTGCAGCCGACAGCGCCCGAGTCGTATGAGTGGCTCGAGCAGGAGTCGGCGGTCGATCTGCGCACGCCGAGCGTGGTGACGCACGAGTTTGTCTACAATCCCGCTACGGGCCTTTATCTGCTGGTTACTAAGGTGGGTGGCAAGCAGGTAGGCACGCCGATCCCCTACACGCTGGAGCAGTACGTCGCCTATGTGGAGCGCAATGGCGTGCAGAGCTACTTCCTGGAGCGTGCTGCGCAAGATGAGAAGGAGCAGCAGGGCAAGGGGTTCAACCCGTTTGACTTTGGCTTCGAGCTGGGTCCTGCGGAGAAGATCTTTGGCCCTGGTGGCGTGCGGGTGCGGACACAAGGCTCTGCGGAGGTGTCGATGGGTGTCAAGAGCAATGCTACGGACAACCCCTCCATACCGATTCGTTCACGGAGACACACTTTCTTTGACTTCGACCAGAAGATTCAGGCCAATGTGCAGGCATCGGTGGGTACGAAGCTTAACTTCAATCTGAACTACAATACGCAGGCTACTTTTGACTTCGACAGTAAGAAGCTCAAGCTGGCCTATGAGGGCGAGGAAGATGACATCATCAAGGTGCTGGAGGCGGGCAATGTGTCGCTACAGTCGAAGAACTCGCTGATACAGGGCGGTGCATCGCTCTTCGGCATCCACAGCAAACTGCAGTTTGGCAAGCTCGATGTGGACTTCGTCGTGAGCCAGCAGGAGGCGGAGACGAAGCGCGTCTCGACAGATCGTGGGGCGCAGACGACGCCCTTTGAGTTTTCGGCCAACCAGTATGACGAGAATAGGCACTTTTACCTAGGACACTACTTCCGCGACCACTACAACAAGGCGATGTCTACGCTGCCCTTTATCTCTTCGGGAGTTAAGATCAACCGCATCGAGGTATGGGTGACCAATAAGCGGGGCAACTTTGACGAGGCGCGCAACATTGTCGCTTTTACCGACCTTGGAGAGGCAGATCGTGTGACAGCTCGTGGCGTTACGACGACAGGATCGACACAAGGACTGCCTGCCAATCAGGCGAACTCACTCTACAGTTGGCTACTCGGACAGCCTGCTCTGCGCCAAGTGGATCAGGTGAGCCAGATACTGGAGGGGCAGCTGCGTGGCGGTATAGACTATACGAAGATAGAGAGTGCTCGCCGTCTGAATGCCAACGAGTACCGCATCAACGACCAGCTCGGTACACTCTCGCTGCAGGTGCGTCTCCAGCCGGATGAGGTGGTGGGCGTAGCCTTTGAGTACACTTATCAGGGCAAGGTCTATCAGGTGGGT
The sequence above is a segment of the Porphyromonas vaginalis genome. Coding sequences within it:
- the murB gene encoding UDP-N-acetylmuramate dehydrogenase, which translates into the protein MEIIQHQPLREYHTFATETTADWWINYSSAEDLQKLARDEYFVSQPYLPIGAGSNLLFTHDKYRGVILYSQIDDLHCYDETESALTHPGQQHVRAGSGIVWDHFVELMLSRGLYGIENLSLIPGTVGAAAIQNIGAYGSEVSQYIVAVDVVDLATGMKLRIPSALCDYKYRYSIFKDPQYHSYIVTHVHFILSTEPTCNLSYASLAKAFEGRDTMPTPEEIRQEVIRIRRAKLPDPEEIPNGGSFFMNPIVPLAQYEELAKQYDTPVPHYPTHNEGLVKLSAAWLIDQIGLKGYRTGAVGVYDKQPLVLVNYGGATGQEVVALAEHVQQEVSRKFGISLHPEVRYID
- a CDS encoding SPOR domain-containing protein, yielding MKKALILLSSALLLLSVSACGPKQSAYRQVYEKAKQREVATQQAPEQTTPASVVVAREPVADIQLRRERLEAVQGEDANMLKTYNVVVGSFQNHTNAYSLKERLQAQGYNPVLGQNEAGMLRVIITSFDNRREAEASREQVKGRFAPDFQDAWILEKIR
- the ruvA gene encoding Holliday junction branch migration protein RuvA, translated to MIAYLRGTIDTLTPTNAYVDCNGVGYDVNISLSTYDTLHGLEREAPVRLWITEVMRQGEVCDLYGFYTREEQALFAKLITVSGVGPATARVILSSLAPLELAEVIESGDDKRLKTVKGIGLKTAQRIIVDLKGKLPETLTDRDDVTAGIGSRAAREVAEEAISALKMLGFAEANVRKVVKQIMTVKPDTPVEQVIKQALAQL